One stretch of Pradoshia sp. D12 DNA includes these proteins:
- the minC gene encoding septum site-determining protein MinC yields the protein MGKKNIQHVMIKGSKQGLTIVIDDHSSISEALRDLDEKLSIHNSTIETTSSIHVTIHTGNRYLTDEQAKALVDLVEKKGYMVVNNVESNVILHEEAKRLAEEVAVTKIVRIVRSGQVLEVKGDMLLIGDVNPGATVKAGGNIFIMGTLRGKALAGIHGNKECVVSASVFKPSQIVIGDVLYNSFDYDEQDDHKMECAYLDQSGEMIFDRLQVLCKVRPNLSLFEEGV from the coding sequence ATGGGAAAGAAGAATATTCAGCATGTTATGATCAAAGGAAGTAAACAAGGTTTAACGATTGTGATTGATGATCATTCATCTATTTCTGAAGCTTTAAGAGATTTGGATGAAAAATTGTCTATTCATAATTCAACGATTGAAACAACATCAAGTATTCATGTCACCATACATACCGGTAATCGTTATTTAACGGACGAACAAGCGAAAGCTTTGGTCGATTTAGTAGAAAAAAAGGGATACATGGTTGTAAATAATGTTGAATCTAATGTTATTTTGCATGAAGAAGCCAAAAGATTGGCTGAAGAAGTGGCTGTGACAAAAATCGTGAGGATTGTCCGTTCGGGTCAAGTTTTGGAAGTGAAGGGTGACATGCTCTTAATAGGAGATGTAAATCCCGGTGCGACCGTTAAAGCCGGCGGTAATATCTTTATTATGGGTACACTGCGGGGGAAGGCGCTGGCAGGTATACACGGCAATAAAGAATGTGTCGTGTCTGCATCTGTGTTTAAGCCATCCCAAATCGTTATTGGAGATGTTTTATATAACTCTTTTGATTATGATGAGCAGGATGACCACAAAATGGAATGTGCTTATTTAGATCAATCTGGTGAGATGATTTTTGATAGATTACAAGTTTTATGTAAAGTGAGACCTAATTTATCCTTATTTGAGGAGGGCGTATAG
- the mreC gene encoding rod shape-determining protein MreC produces MPQFFLNKKLIILLISIIFLVALIGFSLRERDELSWPEQFMKDSAGFVQTIFHKPASAVAGFFENLSDLRNTYEENKNLKSRLEEYVKLETEIYDLKKENEELSNILKKKEDLSDHTVSHATVIGRGPERWHETLTVSKGSVNGIEKNMAVITAEGLIGKVKSVSQFTSTVQLMTALDPQNRISAMVQSKEKSYGFIQGYDEDKQALLLTGLHYDAKIKKGENVTTSGLGGVFPEGLVIGTVKEVVIDQYGLTQTALVKPAANFYDLNNVMIVKRTMTTIDTDSTEGDDL; encoded by the coding sequence ATGCCACAATTTTTCTTAAACAAAAAATTGATTATCTTGCTGATTAGCATCATCTTTCTGGTGGCTTTGATTGGGTTCTCACTTCGGGAAAGGGATGAATTGAGCTGGCCTGAACAGTTTATGAAGGACTCGGCCGGCTTTGTTCAAACAATTTTCCATAAGCCCGCTTCTGCTGTAGCGGGCTTTTTTGAGAATCTTTCAGATTTAAGGAATACATATGAAGAAAATAAGAATCTTAAATCACGCCTGGAAGAATATGTGAAGTTGGAAACAGAGATATATGATTTGAAAAAAGAAAATGAGGAATTAAGCAATATACTTAAGAAAAAAGAAGATTTAAGTGATCATACAGTTTCTCATGCAACTGTCATTGGCAGAGGTCCGGAGAGATGGCATGAAACATTGACGGTCTCGAAGGGCAGTGTAAATGGGATTGAGAAAAATATGGCTGTAATTACTGCTGAGGGATTGATTGGAAAGGTCAAAAGTGTTTCTCAATTTACCTCTACAGTACAATTAATGACGGCTCTTGATCCGCAAAACCGTATTTCAGCAATGGTGCAAAGTAAAGAAAAATCATATGGATTTATCCAAGGATATGATGAAGATAAGCAAGCCTTGCTATTAACAGGTCTCCATTATGATGCTAAAATTAAAAAAGGTGAGAATGTGACAACATCCGGGCTTGGAGGGGTGTTCCCAGAAGGTTTAGTCATAGGTACGGTTAAGGAGGTCGTTATCGATCAATACGGATTAACCCAAACAGCTTTGGTTAAGCCGGCAGCTAATTTCTATGATTTGAATAACGTAATGATTGTAAAACGTACAATGACTACTATAGATACAGATAGCACTGAGGGGGATGACCTGTGA
- the minD gene encoding septum site-determining protein MinD — MGEAIVITSGKGGVGKTTTTANVGTALALMGKRVCLVDTDIGLRNLDVVMGLENRIIYDLVDVIEGRCKIHQALVKDKRFDDRLYLMPAAQTADKTSVNPKQVKQLIDTLKQDFDYIIIDCPAGIEQGYKNAVAGADKAIVVTTPETSAVRDADRIIGLLEKEPNVESPKLVINRIRNHMLKMGDMLDIDEITTHLSIDLIGIVVDDDDVIKGSNQGEPIVFDPNNRASVAYRDVARRILGESIPLKPLEDEKTGMFKRIKKLFGVK; from the coding sequence ATGGGAGAGGCCATAGTAATAACATCCGGTAAAGGTGGAGTAGGGAAAACGACTACTACTGCCAATGTCGGAACTGCCTTAGCGTTAATGGGGAAAAGAGTCTGTTTGGTCGATACTGATATAGGTTTGAGAAATCTGGATGTAGTAATGGGCCTTGAAAATCGTATTATCTACGATTTGGTAGATGTGATTGAAGGAAGATGCAAAATCCATCAGGCGCTTGTGAAAGATAAGCGTTTTGATGATCGTCTTTATTTAATGCCTGCAGCACAGACAGCGGATAAAACCTCCGTAAATCCAAAACAGGTCAAGCAGTTAATTGATACTTTGAAACAAGATTTTGATTATATCATTATTGATTGTCCAGCCGGTATCGAACAAGGGTACAAAAATGCAGTGGCTGGCGCTGATAAAGCAATTGTTGTAACGACACCTGAAACATCTGCAGTCAGAGATGCGGACCGGATTATCGGGTTATTGGAGAAGGAACCAAATGTCGAATCTCCAAAACTAGTCATCAACCGTATTCGAAATCATATGCTAAAAATGGGCGATATGCTAGATATTGATGAAATTACTACTCATCTATCCATTGATTTGATTGGGATTGTAGTTGATGATGATGACGTAATTAAGGGTTCAAACCAGGGAGAGCCGATTGTGTTTGACCCGAATAATCGAGCATCTGTTGCCTATCGAGACGTTGCGAGACGTATTTTAGGTGAATCCATTCCGCTAAAACCACTTGAAGATGAGAAAACAGGAATGTTTAAGCGGATAAAAAAATTATTTGGTGTTAAGTAA
- a CDS encoding type II secretion system protein, producing MIRNINRKSNENGATLIELLAIIVILGIIASIAVLVIGDVIQKARKQAFVSNAYIMRNASTVYYKNKEFNKEPLVNPVTYNELVTSGFLDVIIDPDTGDKWGLDHTDSYVLFKDGKAVSICLIGMKRKLCGEKQGEDYLPLPLDQIREENVEDRES from the coding sequence ATGATAAGGAATATAAATAGGAAGTCTAATGAAAATGGAGCTACCTTAATTGAGTTACTGGCGATTATTGTCATATTGGGTATTATAGCTTCAATAGCTGTCCTGGTGATTGGCGATGTCATCCAAAAGGCGAGAAAGCAGGCCTTCGTCTCTAATGCCTATATCATGCGCAATGCCAGTACGGTTTATTATAAGAATAAAGAATTCAATAAAGAACCGTTAGTAAACCCCGTAACATATAACGAACTTGTTACCTCAGGTTTTTTGGATGTCATCATTGATCCGGATACAGGAGATAAATGGGGATTAGATCATACAGATTCCTATGTACTATTTAAGGATGGAAAAGCAGTATCCATCTGTTTAATTGGAATGAAACGTAAATTATGCGGTGAAAAGCAAGGTGAAGATTATTTGCCGTTGCCTCTTGATCAAATACGTGAAGAGAATGTTGAGGATAGAGAATCCTAG
- a CDS encoding M23 family metallopeptidase: protein MGSQSSSEVRKRIAERRKNRERMMNASKRNERPTWPEMEDEKEWGSENVFVYEEGVSEHKKPPIINKDWILFRILASVCLVLCMAIIYRTSAPWTQTAKTTLDQVYQKEFQFASVSSWFEDTVGKPFAFLPEESVNESKNNNAADNRFATPATGTIMKSFVKDGQGVLIKTSNNTSVDTIKEGVVIYAGEKETHGKTVIVQHPDKSESWYAHLQEINVNLYEQIKKGTKVGIVSPSDEPDKGEFYFALKANGKFIDPNEVISFE, encoded by the coding sequence ATGGGCAGCCAAAGTAGCTCAGAAGTTCGTAAGCGCATTGCCGAGAGAAGAAAAAATCGGGAAAGAATGATGAATGCCAGTAAGAGGAATGAAAGACCGACATGGCCGGAAATGGAAGATGAGAAAGAATGGGGTTCTGAAAATGTTTTCGTATATGAAGAAGGGGTGAGTGAGCATAAAAAGCCGCCTATTATAAACAAAGATTGGATCTTATTTCGTATCCTTGCTTCTGTTTGTTTGGTTTTGTGCATGGCCATTATTTATCGAACTTCTGCTCCATGGACCCAGACAGCGAAAACTACCCTTGACCAAGTCTATCAGAAGGAATTTCAATTTGCGTCAGTATCTAGCTGGTTTGAGGATACAGTCGGAAAGCCATTTGCTTTTTTGCCTGAGGAATCGGTGAATGAATCTAAAAATAATAATGCTGCTGATAATCGTTTTGCCACGCCGGCAACAGGCACCATTATGAAAAGCTTTGTGAAGGATGGACAGGGGGTCTTAATCAAAACATCCAATAATACATCGGTTGACACGATTAAAGAGGGGGTCGTTATCTACGCAGGTGAGAAGGAGACACACGGAAAAACAGTTATTGTCCAGCATCCGGATAAGAGTGAATCATGGTACGCTCACCTGCAGGAGATAAACGTCAATTTGTATGAACAAATTAAGAAAGGAACGAAGGTAGGAATAGTATCGCCGTCGGATGAGCCGGACAAGGGGGAGTTTTACTTTGCATTGAAAGCCAATGGAAAGTTTATTGATCCTAATGAGGTGATCTCGTTTGAATAA
- the pilM gene encoding type IV pilus biogenesis protein PilM, producing the protein MAFTLFSGSNRVVNLVLKDHVIRYVELKQLDPPIVHKCGEHFLPAGVIKDGIITDFDLLKDILGDCVVKWKIQKRQVRFLVPDSRLVIRKVAIPKDIKDDEIKGYLYLEMGTSIHLPFEEPIFDVVLLEETEEKRKFCYSLLKKRWYRSTPLCLKNLSFIL; encoded by the coding sequence ATGGCTTTTACTTTATTTTCAGGCAGCAATCGGGTTGTGAACCTGGTATTAAAAGACCATGTGATTCGTTATGTAGAACTTAAACAGCTGGACCCACCGATTGTTCATAAATGCGGTGAGCATTTTTTACCTGCCGGTGTTATAAAGGACGGCATTATTACTGATTTTGACCTTCTAAAGGATATTTTAGGTGATTGTGTTGTTAAATGGAAAATACAGAAACGTCAGGTGCGGTTTTTAGTACCAGACTCCCGTTTGGTCATTCGTAAGGTTGCCATTCCAAAGGATATTAAAGATGATGAAATCAAGGGCTACTTATATTTGGAAATGGGAACGAGTATACATCTTCCATTTGAGGAACCCATTTTTGATGTGGTTCTGTTGGAAGAGACGGAGGAAAAAAGGAAATTCTGTTATTCGCTGCTGAAGAAGAGGTGGTATCGGAGTACGCCACTTTGCTTGAAAAATCTCAGCTTTATCCTATAG
- a CDS encoding prepilin peptidase, protein MFTLYLLIFLTGLIFGSFYNVVGLRIPAKESIVAPRSACPACGHTLTPIELIPVLSYLFQGGKCRKCKAGISPIYPMMELTTAILFMAAPMLLGWTAELFVAWALISLLIIIFISDITYMLIPNKILLFFTVVFLFIRVFIPLDPWWDGIAGAIVGFGIPFFIAVISKGGMGGGDIKLFGLIGFVMGVKGVILAFIFSTFFGAVFGVIGMLIGLVKRRKPIPFGPFIVVGTLVAYFFGEFLLDWYLQFL, encoded by the coding sequence ATGTTTACTCTCTATCTCTTAATCTTCCTCACCGGTCTCATCTTTGGTTCATTTTATAATGTGGTAGGTTTGAGGATTCCAGCGAAGGAATCGATTGTGGCTCCGAGGTCGGCTTGTCCGGCCTGCGGCCATACATTGACACCGATAGAGCTTATCCCTGTATTGTCTTACTTGTTTCAAGGGGGGAAGTGCCGTAAGTGTAAGGCGGGCATTTCACCTATTTATCCGATGATGGAACTGACAACGGCTATTCTATTTATGGCAGCTCCGATGCTGCTGGGCTGGACTGCTGAATTGTTTGTGGCATGGGCACTTATTTCCCTGCTGATCATTATTTTTATATCGGATATTACGTACATGCTTATACCGAACAAAATTCTGCTGTTTTTTACAGTTGTTTTTTTGTTTATTCGGGTATTTATTCCTTTGGACCCATGGTGGGACGGTATAGCTGGGGCTATTGTCGGGTTTGGAATCCCATTTTTTATCGCTGTAATCAGCAAAGGCGGCATGGGTGGCGGAGATATTAAATTATTCGGTTTAATTGGATTTGTGATGGGAGTAAAGGGAGTTATTCTCGCCTTTATATTCTCCACCTTTTTTGGAGCTGTCTTTGGAGTCATTGGGATGTTAATCGGTCTTGTGAAGCGGCGGAAGCCGATTCCATTTGGACCGTTCATCGTCGTTGGTACACTGGTGGCCTACTTTTTTGGGGAGTTCTTGCTAGACTGGTATTTACAATTTTTGTGA
- the radC gene encoding RadC family protein produces the protein MDTTQIMIRDYPKDDRPRERFIQFGPESLSNQELLALLLRTGTKEDSVINLANQLLAKFGGLRLLKEASIEEMTSIKGIGEAKAVQLAAAMELGRRISNLTNEERYVIRSPEDCANYCMNDMRFLSQEHFVCIYLNTKNQILHKQTIFIGSLNASIVHPREVFKEALRRSAASIICLHNHPSGDPTPSREDIEVTKRLAECGKIMGIELLDHLVIGEKKYVSLKEKGYL, from the coding sequence ATGGATACAACGCAAATCATGATAAGAGACTATCCAAAGGATGATCGCCCAAGAGAACGATTTATCCAATTTGGACCGGAAAGTCTGTCAAACCAAGAGTTACTGGCACTTCTTTTAAGAACTGGAACAAAGGAAGATTCAGTGATAAATCTGGCTAACCAACTTTTGGCTAAGTTTGGCGGGCTGCGTCTTTTGAAAGAGGCAAGTATTGAAGAAATGACTAGTATTAAAGGTATTGGGGAAGCAAAAGCTGTGCAGCTTGCTGCAGCTATGGAATTAGGAAGAAGAATCAGCAATTTGACGAATGAAGAGAGGTACGTGATTCGTTCGCCAGAGGACTGTGCCAATTATTGTATGAATGATATGCGTTTTTTATCACAGGAACATTTTGTATGTATATATTTAAATACGAAAAACCAAATACTCCATAAACAAACAATCTTTATCGGCAGTTTAAACGCCTCAATTGTCCATCCCCGTGAAGTCTTCAAAGAAGCTCTCCGCAGATCAGCAGCATCTATAATATGCTTGCATAACCATCCTTCAGGAGACCCCACTCCAAGTCGAGAAGATATAGAAGTAACCAAACGTCTAGCTGAATGTGGGAAAATTATGGGAATAGAACTTTTAGACCATTTGGTTATCGGAGAGAAAAAATATGTAAGTCTTAAAGAAAAAGGATATTTATAA
- the mreD gene encoding rod shape-determining protein MreD produces the protein MIRFKIFLLAVLVFISEGIFVEIFSAKLYTTPYILVPRFIIIFLVFLGVYGKRNMAIIYAFVMGIFYDVVYTEVLGVYLFTLPLMVYFSTQLMKVLQINLGIVSTVCLLAISILEIIVYEVNTLIGYTSLTFIEFARMRLLPTLILNLIFLLLFAYVFAKWIKKWTVEEDN, from the coding sequence GTGATAAGGTTTAAAATCTTCCTTTTAGCTGTCCTTGTTTTTATATCTGAAGGGATTTTTGTTGAAATATTTTCGGCGAAATTATATACAACACCCTACATCTTGGTGCCAAGGTTTATTATTATCTTTCTAGTGTTTTTAGGGGTGTACGGAAAAAGGAACATGGCAATCATATATGCTTTTGTTATGGGAATCTTCTATGATGTCGTCTATACAGAAGTATTGGGTGTTTATTTATTCACTTTGCCGTTAATGGTGTACTTCTCAACTCAACTGATGAAAGTACTGCAAATTAATCTTGGGATAGTCTCAACTGTATGTTTGCTTGCTATATCTATTTTAGAAATTATCGTCTATGAGGTGAATACCTTAATTGGTTATACTTCATTGACGTTCATTGAATTTGCACGTATGAGATTGCTGCCTACCTTAATTCTGAATCTAATCTTCCTACTCCTGTTCGCTTATGTATTTGCTAAGTGGATTAAAAAATGGACTGTTGAAGAAGATAATTAA
- a CDS encoding Maf family protein, with amino-acid sequence MYLPIYINSYGRWRKGLDLILASSSPRRKELLEMLNTPFQVKVSYADETYQDGMEPHEIVMELARIKSTVIAETNRDSVVIGADTIVVMDGDILGKPKNKDEAISMLNRLSGNVHQVYTGVSLIRGQDSILFYEKTDVEFWPLKKEEIEQYVLTGEPFDKAGSYGIQGFGSLLVKRIEGDYFSVVGLPVSRLKRELEKLVHP; translated from the coding sequence ATGTATCTCCCTATCTATATAAATTCTTATGGCAGGTGGCGAAAAGGATTGGATTTAATCTTGGCTTCTTCTTCCCCAAGGAGAAAAGAATTGCTTGAAATGCTGAACACACCATTTCAGGTGAAAGTAAGTTATGCAGACGAAACCTATCAGGATGGAATGGAACCTCACGAAATAGTGATGGAATTAGCACGCATAAAATCAACTGTTATCGCTGAAACTAACCGTGATTCCGTTGTGATAGGCGCAGATACGATTGTAGTAATGGATGGTGACATCCTGGGCAAGCCGAAAAATAAAGATGAAGCAATTTCCATGCTGAATCGTTTATCCGGTAATGTACACCAGGTTTATACAGGAGTTTCCTTAATAAGAGGGCAAGATTCTATCTTGTTTTATGAAAAAACAGATGTAGAATTCTGGCCATTAAAAAAAGAAGAAATTGAACAATATGTATTGACCGGAGAACCGTTTGACAAAGCGGGATCCTACGGGATACAGGGATTTGGTTCCTTGCTGGTGAAGAGAATCGAAGGTGACTACTTCTCAGTTGTAGGGCTCCCGGTTTCCAGACTTAAGAGGGAACTTGAAAAATTAGTACATCCTTAA
- a CDS encoding rod shape-determining protein translates to MLGNRDLGIDLGTANTLVYVKGKGIVVREPSVVAFQTDTKSIVAVGNDAKNMIGRTPGNVVALRPMKDGVIADYDTTATMMKYYMKQALKNQGLFARKPYVMVCVPSGITAVEERAVVDATRQAGARDAYTIEEPFAAAIGANLPVWEPTGSMVVDIGGGTTEVAIISLGGIVTSQSIRIAGDEMDEAIINYIRKNYNLMIGDRTSEAIKLEIGSAGEPEDIENMEIRGRDLLTGLPKTIEITADEIAKALHDTVYAIVDAVKNTLEKTPPELAADIMDRGIVLTGGGALLRNLDKVISEETKMPVLIAENPLDCVAIGTGKALDHIHLFKSKVKDSR, encoded by the coding sequence ATGCTTGGAAATAGAGATTTAGGAATTGATTTAGGAACCGCCAATACACTTGTTTATGTTAAAGGAAAAGGCATTGTAGTACGTGAGCCTTCCGTTGTTGCATTTCAAACAGATACAAAATCCATTGTTGCTGTCGGTAATGATGCGAAAAATATGATCGGCCGTACACCTGGTAATGTTGTGGCTTTGCGCCCTATGAAAGATGGCGTTATTGCTGATTATGATACGACTGCAACCATGATGAAATATTATATGAAACAAGCGTTAAAAAACCAAGGTTTATTTGCACGTAAGCCATATGTAATGGTATGTGTTCCATCCGGAATTACAGCCGTTGAAGAGAGAGCTGTTGTTGACGCAACTAGACAAGCCGGGGCACGTGATGCTTATACAATTGAAGAACCGTTTGCAGCTGCTATTGGAGCAAACTTACCTGTTTGGGAACCAACAGGCAGCATGGTTGTAGATATCGGTGGCGGTACAACTGAAGTCGCGATTATTTCTTTGGGCGGTATTGTGACTAGCCAATCTATTCGTATCGCAGGAGACGAAATGGATGAAGCGATTATTAACTATATCCGTAAAAACTACAATTTGATGATTGGTGATCGAACTTCTGAAGCTATTAAGCTTGAAATCGGTTCAGCTGGTGAACCTGAAGATATTGAAAACATGGAGATTCGCGGCCGTGACTTATTAACAGGCTTACCAAAAACAATTGAAATCACTGCTGATGAAATTGCAAAAGCTCTTCATGACACAGTGTATGCGATTGTAGATGCGGTTAAAAATACGCTTGAAAAAACTCCGCCTGAGCTTGCTGCTGATATCATGGATCGCGGAATCGTTCTAACAGGTGGTGGCGCATTATTACGCAACCTGGATAAAGTGATCAGTGAAGAAACAAAAATGCCTGTTCTAATTGCTGAAAATCCATTGGATTGTGTAGCAATTGGTACTGGTAAGGCACTTGATCATATTCATTTGTTCAAATCAAAAGTAAAAGATTCAAGATAA